The window CTACGGGCTTGCGATGAAACAGCAGTTGTTAACGCTGGAAACTGACAAGCACTGCCTCGATATTTAAGCTAGAATAGCCGCCTATTAAGATATTGGTGAGCAGTTAAACTTTCTATGACTCAGGCTTCTTCCTCTGCGGCAAGCTTTGCCCAACTCGGCATTATTGCACCTTTGCTAAATCGACTAACCGAATTAGCGTATGTTTCGCCCACACCAGTACAGGCGGCGACGATTCCCGCTGTGCTCGCTGGGCGGGATGTGTTAGCCGGCGCCAATACGGGCTCGGGTAAAACGGCAGCCTTTGCCGTGCCGCTGTTGCAGCAACTTGTTGAAGCAAAAACAGACGATAAGACAGGCGCTTATGTTCGTTGTTTGGTCTTAGTACCAACCCGTGAATTAGCCCAGCAAGTCGCAGACAGCTTTCTGTCCTATGCCTCGCATTTGAATGGCAAGCTAAAAATCGTTGCCGCGTTTGGCGGTGTGTCAGTCAATGCGCAAATGCAGAGCCTACGCGCTGGTGCTGATGTATTAGTGGCAACGCCGGGTCGTTTGTTAGATCTGTTGTCCAGCAATGCCATCAAACTTAACCGCGTTAGCGCCTTAGTGCTCGATGAAGCTGACCGTATGTTAAGCCTTGGTTTTACAGAAGAATTAGCCCAAGTGCTCGACGCGTTGCCCGCCAAGAAACAAACCTTATTATTCTCAGCGACATTTCCAGAAGAAGTCCGTGAATTAACGGCAAAACTGCTGAATGATCCGCTTGAATACCAATTTCAAAGTGAACAAGAAAGCACGATTCATCAGCGGGTGATCACCGTTAATCGTCCGATGAAAACCGCATTATTGGCGCATCTGATTAAAGAACATCAGTGGTCACAGGCGTTGATTTTTGTGAGTGCCAAAAATACCTGTAATCATTTAGCGCAAAAGTTGTCTAAACGTGGGATCAGTGCCGAAGTCTTCCATGGCGATAAAGCGCAAGGCGCACGTACGCGGGTGCTCGATGGTTTTAAAAATGGTGAGATCAGTGTGTTAATCGCCACTGACATTGCCGCCCGTGGTATCGATATCGATAAACTGCCTGTGGTGATCAACTTTGATTTACCAAGAAGCCCTGCGGATTATATGCATCGCATTGGCCGTAGTGGCCGCGCCGGTGAAGCTGGCTTAGCTGTGACCTTGATTTCCCATGAGGATTATCACCACTTTGGCGTGATAGAGAAAAAGAACAAGCTTAAGTTAGTGCGTGAGCAAATTGTCGGTTTTGAAGCCGATGACGAAATGCCAGCCGAACTGTTAGAACAAGCTAAACCTGTCGCCAAGCCCGAAGGTACGGGTAAAAAAAAACGTAAACAGTTACCACCTGCCAATGCTGAATTTTGGGGTAAAAAATCTTAAGTCGTTGGAAACAAGCTATTCTTAGCTTATCTCTGACGTCCCTTGTCATCTCACTTGTCGTAGGTAAGGTTTATGCAACACTTATTCTGGTTAGTTGAAGGTAAAGTCGCAGGGCGCAGTGGTCCCAATAAAGATCCTTGGGATTTGCAGGCGCTTAAAGAGGCCGGTATTGGTGCCATCCTGTCGGTCAATGGGGGCGAAGGCTGTGAGCCTAGCACCTTTAAAAAGCTCGATTTACGTTACGAATGTATTCCCTTTTCGCGCAATGTGCCGCCCCAAGATGGGGATGTGGCGATTTGTGTCGCTCAATTGCCTAAGGCATTAGCCTTTATCCAGCAGTGTGAAGCCGATGGCTTACCTGTGGTGATCCATTGCCGCTCGGGTAAGGATCGCACTAGTCTCATCATGGCTTATTACTTGATGGTCAATGGTGCTGCGCCATTACACGCTGTCAGCCAAGTTCGCAGTATTCGCGATATCGCCTTTACTGCCGATGGCTGGGATCAATTCGCCTTTGACGTTTTGTACGCATTACAAGACTAAGCCTTTTTTAGGCGTCAGAGAGTCGAACCTATTCATTAATAGGCATAATAGTTTCATTCGTTTGACCTTAGTCATCAAATTTTTACTGTGTTAAGGTTAAGCTATCCGCAGGTTGGTTTTAGTGAGTTATCTATCTAATTATGAAAAGTAAGGCAAGTCAGTCACAGGGATTACTACTGTTTCGGTTATCACAGACTCAAGTGTTTGCCTTAGGCACGTTGAAAGTGCGTGAGCTGGTGCCGTACACACG of the Shewanella baltica genome contains:
- a CDS encoding phosphatase domain-containing protein — its product is MQHLFWLVEGKVAGRSGPNKDPWDLQALKEAGIGAILSVNGGEGCEPSTFKKLDLRYECIPFSRNVPPQDGDVAICVAQLPKALAFIQQCEADGLPVVIHCRSGKDRTSLIMAYYLMVNGAAPLHAVSQVRSIRDIAFTADGWDQFAFDVLYALQD
- a CDS encoding DEAD/DEAH box helicase → MTQASSSAASFAQLGIIAPLLNRLTELAYVSPTPVQAATIPAVLAGRDVLAGANTGSGKTAAFAVPLLQQLVEAKTDDKTGAYVRCLVLVPTRELAQQVADSFLSYASHLNGKLKIVAAFGGVSVNAQMQSLRAGADVLVATPGRLLDLLSSNAIKLNRVSALVLDEADRMLSLGFTEELAQVLDALPAKKQTLLFSATFPEEVRELTAKLLNDPLEYQFQSEQESTIHQRVITVNRPMKTALLAHLIKEHQWSQALIFVSAKNTCNHLAQKLSKRGISAEVFHGDKAQGARTRVLDGFKNGEISVLIATDIAARGIDIDKLPVVINFDLPRSPADYMHRIGRSGRAGEAGLAVTLISHEDYHHFGVIEKKNKLKLVREQIVGFEADDEMPAELLEQAKPVAKPEGTGKKKRKQLPPANAEFWGKKS